A segment of the Deltaproteobacteria bacterium genome:
AGGTGGACTTGCCGCAGCCGCTTTCTCCCACCAATCCCAGCGTTTCGCCGCGATAAATTTTCAGGTCCAGGCCGTTGACGGCCTTGACCGTCCCGAGGCGCCCCGCCAAGAATCCCTGGCGCAGCGGAAAATATTTTTTCAATCCTCTGGCCTCCAGCAAGGCCTCGCCCTGCTGATCAGCGACCGGATGGCAAGCTTCCTTTTCATACATATTGCCAGCACCTTACCCAGTGTCCGGGCCTTTCCTCCGTCAGGGCCGGTTCCGCGCTCCGGCAGATATCCATTACCTTCAGGCACCGTTCCTGGAAACGGCAACCCGGGGGAAGATTATAAAGGGGGGGTACGCTGCCCGGAATCGTTTGCAAATATCCGTCCTTATTGCCGCGTTGGTCTACCCGCGGCAGGGAGAGAAGCAGGCCTATGGTATAGGGGTGCAGGGGAAAAGAGAAGAGGTCCAGGGCGCTGCTCTGCTCGACAATCTTCCCGGCGTACATGACTGCGACGAACTGGGCGGCTTCGGCAACCACTCCCAGATCATGGCTGATAAGAATCATCGAGGCGCCGAATTCGTCTTTGAGTCGGCCGATCAGCTCGATAATTTGCGCCTGGATGGTAACGTCCAGTGCGGTCGTCGGTTCATCGGCCAACATCAGCCGCGGATGGCAGGACAGGGCCATGGCAATCATCACCCGCTGCCGCATCCCGCCGCTCAACTGGTGCGGATAGTCACGGATGCGCCGTTCCGGCGCCGCCATCCCCACTGATTGCAGCATCTCCACGGCCCGATTCAGGGCCTCCTTGCGGGAGAGCCCCTCGTGAAAACGCACCACCTCGGCAATCTGCTCACCCACTTTCAGCACCGGATTGAGAGAGGTCATGGGCTCCTGAAAGATCATGGCAATTTCCTTGCCCAAATACCGGTGCATATCTTTCTGATTAAGCGCGAGCAGGTCTGTGCCGTCCAGAAAGACGCTGCCGGCGACGATCCGGCCGGGCGGCGTTGGCACCAGCCTCATTATGCTCAGCGCCAGCACCGTCTTGCCGCAACCGGATTCGCCCACCACACCCAGCGTCTCACCGCGGCCGACGGTAAAATCCACCCCGTCCACCGCCCTGATGCAGCCTTCCTGCGTCTCAAAATGAGTGGTCAGGTTGGTAACCCTGAGGAGAGGTTCGCTCAACCTTTACGTTCCCCCATCTTTAACCAAATCACGCAAATACCGGATAAAGAGCCTCACCCCCACGCCCGAGGCCCCTTTCGGACAATAAGCTTTATCCTTGGCCAGCCAGGCGGGGCCGGCAATATCCAGATGCGCCCAGGGCCAGGGGCCGACGAATTTGCTCAAAAATGCCCCCGCCGTAATCGTCCCGCCGGCCCGTCCCGAGGCATTCTTATAGTCTGCGACCTCGCTCTTGATCAACTCATGATACTCTTCCCAGAAGGGCAGCTCCCAGACCCTTTCCCCGGTAGTTTCCGCGGCCGCCTTCAGGCCGGCCTTCAATTTCTCATCCGTACCCAGCAAGGCGATGACATTATCTCCCAGGGCGATAATGCAGGCGCCCGTCAAGGTGGCGATATCAATGATTGCGGCCGGTTTGAATTTGCCCGCATAGGTCAGGGCATCGGCCAGGATAAGGCGGCCTTCGGCATCGGTATTCAAAACCTCGATCGTCAGACCGGACAGCGATTTCAGAATATCACCGGGTTTATAGGCCTTGCCGCCGGGCAGATTTTCCGTGGCCGGGATCAAACCCACCACATTGACCGGCAGATGCAGATCGTGAATGGCCATGATCGCGCCCATAACCGCCGCTCCCCCCGCCATATCGGATTTCATCTCATCCATCTTCTCGGAAGGCTTGATGGAAATCCCCCCGCTGTCGAAGGTCAAGCCTTTGCCCACCAAAGCCACCGGCGCCTGCCCCTTGCGGCCGCCCCGATATGAAAGGACGATGAATTTTGGGGGCTGGCAACTGCCACTCGCCACTGCGAGGAGGGCATTCATCCCCAATTTCTTCATATCCTGAACATCAAGAATCCGGACCTGGACTTTTTTCCGGGCGGCGGCCATTGTTTCGGCCTCCCGGGCCAGATCCGAGGGCGTCATTTCATTGGCCGGCGTGGAAACCAGATCCCGGGCAAAACAAACGGCGTGGCAGATGTTCTCAGCCGTTTTTACCGCCGCTTTTACCTTGGGAATGTTTTCTTCCTTTTCCTCGATGATCACGAACTCCTTTATTTCTTTTATCTTGTCCCGCTCCAGCGTTTTGAAAGGCGTAAACTGATAGAGGCCGAGATACACCCCCTCGACCATAGCCTCTGTCACCTCTGCGTCCGGAAGAGAGGAGATGCCCAGATCACTCGCGACGGCGAATTTTTTCACATTGAGACCCCTGATCTCCCGGGCGGCTTTGGCAAAAGCGCCGCGCAGCTTTTCCCGGTCCAGCTCTGCCCGTTTGCCCATACCGGTCAAAACGATGCGCTGGGCCGGGATGGCGCCCTGGGTATAGATGACGGCGATCTGGTTTAACTTCCCCTCAAAATCGCCCGCCGCAATGACTTCCGCGATCAGACCGTGCATTTTTTTGTCGAGGAGCTTTGCCCCGGCGCTCAGTTTTTTGTCACCCTCGCAATGCAGC
Coding sequences within it:
- a CDS encoding ABC transporter ATP-binding protein, which codes for MSEPLLRVTNLTTHFETQEGCIRAVDGVDFTVGRGETLGVVGESGCGKTVLALSIMRLVPTPPGRIVAGSVFLDGTDLLALNQKDMHRYLGKEIAMIFQEPMTSLNPVLKVGEQIAEVVRFHEGLSRKEALNRAVEMLQSVGMAAPERRIRDYPHQLSGGMRQRVMIAMALSCHPRLMLADEPTTALDVTIQAQIIELIGRLKDEFGASMILISHDLGVVAEAAQFVAVMYAGKIVEQSSALDLFSFPLHPYTIGLLLSLPRVDQRGNKDGYLQTIPGSVPPLYNLPPGCRFQERCLKVMDICRSAEPALTEERPGHWVRCWQYV
- a CDS encoding leucyl aminopeptidase, coding for MEFIVKKGKAAEFATEALVALHCEGDKKLSAGAKLLDKKMHGLIAEVIAAGDFEGKLNQIAVIYTQGAIPAQRIVLTGMGKRAELDREKLRGAFAKAAREIRGLNVKKFAVASDLGISSLPDAEVTEAMVEGVYLGLYQFTPFKTLERDKIKEIKEFVIIEEKEENIPKVKAAVKTAENICHAVCFARDLVSTPANEMTPSDLAREAETMAAARKKVQVRILDVQDMKKLGMNALLAVASGSCQPPKFIVLSYRGGRKGQAPVALVGKGLTFDSGGISIKPSEKMDEMKSDMAGGAAVMGAIMAIHDLHLPVNVVGLIPATENLPGGKAYKPGDILKSLSGLTIEVLNTDAEGRLILADALTYAGKFKPAAIIDIATLTGACIIALGDNVIALLGTDEKLKAGLKAAAETTGERVWELPFWEEYHELIKSEVADYKNASGRAGGTITAGAFLSKFVGPWPWAHLDIAGPAWLAKDKAYCPKGASGVGVRLFIRYLRDLVKDGGT